The genomic window CTCGCGGCCGAGGTCACGGGCGATGGTGACGGTCTTGAACAGCACCTTGTCGTCGGGACCGACAGTCGCAACGCGCAGGCCGCTGCCGTTGAAGATCAGCGCGCTGGCGGGGATGCTGAGCGGCGCGGCATCGCGCTGGAGGTTCAGCTTCACGCTGGCATAGCCGCCGGGCATCAGCTCGCCTGAGGAATTGCCGAGCCCGAGCTGCATGCGCGTGGTGCCGGAGGCGACGTCGACGGCCTGGGAGGAGGCTTCCACTGTCGCCTGGAACGTCCGGTTCGGATATTCCGGCAGGGTGATGGTGGCCTTGGCGCCGATCTTGATCGCCGGCACATAGTTCTGGGGCACGTTGACGTAGACGCGCAGCTTGGTGATGTCGGACACCACGAACATCGCCGGGCCCGCCCCGCCGCCGGCATTGATCAGCGCGCCGACGTCGGTGTCGCGCGCGGTGACGACGCCGTCGAACGGCGCGGTGATCTTCTTGTAGCCGGCCAGCGCTTCCAGGCGCTCCACATTGGCCTGGCCCGAATGCACGGCGGCGTTCTTGTTGGAGAGATCGGCGGTGCGCTCGTCGATCTCCTGCGCGGAGACGAAGTTCGAGGCGACCAGCGTCTTGCGCCGGTTCAGCGTTGCCTCGGACAGCCTGGCGCTGGCCTGCTGGCTGGCGAGGTCGGCGCGGGCCTGCAAGAGCTGCTGATCCAGGTCCGGCGCCTCGATCTCGGCAATCACCTGCCCTGCCTTGACGCGGGCGCCGATGTCGGCGTTCCAGGTCTTCAGGTAGCCCGACACGCGCGCGAAGATCGGCGCGCGGTAATAGGCTTCCAGCCGGCCCGGCAGATCGATGGTGGCGTTGAGGACCTTGGCGTTGGGCTGGGTCACCGCAACGCTGGGAACGGCCTGATCATCGGTCCATTCCTTTAGCTTGGAGCCCTGCTCCTCGCGGGCACGGATGCCGGTGCCCACGACGAGGCCAGCCGCGATCAGCGCCACCACGCCGAAGATGCCCAGTTTCCGGCGCGACACCGGGGAGCGGGGTTCAGTGGGCGACATGCGGGGTCTCCAATGAGGCGGCGGCTTTGGCGCCTTGTTTCTTGTGTACCATGCTGAACACGACAGGAACAAACATCAGCGTGGCGAAGGTTGCAAAGATCAGGCCGCCGATCACGGCGCGGCCGAGCGGCGCATTCTGCTCGCCGCCCTCGCCGAGCCCCAGGGCCATCGGCGCCATGCCGATGATCATGGCGAGCGCGGTCATCAAGACGGGGCGGAACCGGACGAAACCGGCTTCGAGCGCAGCGGCGACGGGATCGCCGAGCTCCTCGTAGCGTTCGCGCGCGAAGGAGATCACGAGCACGCTGTTGGCGGTGGCAACGCCCATGCACATGATGGCGCCGGTGAGCGCCGGCACCGACAGCGTCGTCTCCGTCATGAACAGCATCCAGACGATGCCGGCGAGCGCCGCCGGCAGCGCCGTGATGATCACGAAGGGATCGGACCAGGACTGGAAGTTCACGACGATCAGGAAATAGATCAGCACGACGGCGCCAAGCAGGCCGAACAGGAGACCAGTAAAGGCGCTGTTCATGGTCTGCACCTGACCGAGCAACACCACGGAGGACCCCTTCGGTACCTCCTTCGCGGTGTCGGCGATCAGCTGACGGATATCGGCGGCGACCGCGCCGAGATCGCGGCCCGACGTGGTCGCGAAGATCTGCACCATCGACTGGATGTCGTATTGCGAGACCACGGCGCTCGAGGTCGAGCGCTTGATGTCGGCGATGCCGCCGAGGATCGGCGACTGCGCATTGCCGGCGGCGGTGATCGGCAGCGTCTGCAGCGCGCTGAGCGAGTCGATCTGGTATTGCGGCGTCTGCATCACGATCGAGTAGGACACACCGTTGTCGGGGTTGAGGTAATAAGTCGGCGCCACCTGCGAGGAGCCGGCGAGGTTGACCACGAGGCTGTTGGTGACGTCGCGCTCGGTCAGGCCGACATATTGCGCGCGGGTGCGATCGACATCGATGTTGAAGGTCGGATTGTTCGGCGACTGCTGGATGCGCGCATCGGCAACACCGGGAATCCTGCGGACCTTTGCCAGCAGATTATTCGCGTAAGCGAAGTTGGCGCTGAGATTGGCGCCGCGGATCTGCAGGTCGATCGGTGCCGGCGCGCCGAAATTCAGGATCTGGCTGACGATATCGGCGGGCAGGAACGCGAAGCTGACGCCGGGGAACAATCGCGGCAGCTGCTCACGCAGCACGCGCACATGTTCTTCGGTCGGCTTGTGGCCTTCTTTCAGCTTGATCTGGATATCGCCGTCCTGCGGGCCGATGACGCCGGTGTTGTTGTAGGTCATATTGATGCCAGAGATCGGCATGCCGATATTGTCGGTCATGGTCTCGATCTCGCCCGGGATCAGCTTGCGGACGGCCTTCTGCACGTCGGCAAGCTGGTTGGCGGTCTCCTCGACCCGGGTGCCGACCTGGGTGCGGACGTGCATCAAAATGTTGCCGGCGTCGACCGCAGGAAAGAAGTTGCGTCCGAGGAACGGCACCAGCGCGAAGGACGCGCCGACGACGCAGAGGAAGCCGATCACGAACACCGCACGGTGCGCCAGCGCGAGCCCGAGCAAACCACGATAGCCGCCGCGAATGCGCTCGAACCGGGCCTCGAAGCCGCGCTGGAACCAAACGAAGGGATTGCGCGACTTCGGCGGCCCGCCGTCGTGATGGACATGCGCCTGCAGCAGGTAGTTCGCCATGGTCGGCACCAGCGTGCGCGACAGGATGAACGACCAAATCATCGCGAACATCACGGCTTCCGCCATCGGCACGAACAGGAAGCGCGCGACGCCGGTCAGGAAGAACATCGGCACGAACACGATGCAGATGCAGAGCAGCGACACGAAGGCCGGCGTCACGATCTGGTTGGCGCCGTCGAGGATCGACTGCTCGACCGGCTTGCCCTGCTCCAGATGGTAATTGATGTTCTCGATCGTCACGGTGGCGTCGTCGACGAGGATGCCGACCGCGAGCGCGAGGCCGCCGAGCGTCATGATGTTGAGCGTCTCGCCGATCGCCGACAGCATGATGATGGCGCCCAGCACCGACAGCGGGATCGAGACCGCGATGATGATGGTCGAGCGCCAGCTGCCGAGGAACAAGAGGATCATGACACTGGTGAGCAGCGCCGCGATCACGCCTTCGAAGGCGACGCCCTGGATCGCGCCGCGGACGAACACCGACTGGTCGCCGATGAAGCCGATCTTCAGCGCGTCGGGCAGCTGGTCCTTGACGTCGATCACCTTCTGCTTGATGCCGGCGATGATGTCGAGCGTCGAAGTCGCGCCCGCCTTCAGCACCATCATCAGCACCGAGCGGTTGCCATCGACGTGGACGATGTTGGTCTGCGGCGGGTTGCCGTCGCGCACGCTTGCGACGTCGCGCACATAGACCATGGCGCCGTTGACGGTCCTGATCGGCAGATTGCCGAGTTCGTCGATCCGGAGCGGCGAGTTGTTGAGCTGAATGTTGTATTCGAACTGGCCGATCTTCTGAGTGCCGACCGGCGTGATCAGGTTCTGGGCGGCCA from Bradyrhizobium zhanjiangense includes these protein-coding regions:
- a CDS encoding efflux RND transporter periplasmic adaptor subunit: MSPTEPRSPVSRRKLGIFGVVALIAAGLVVGTGIRAREEQGSKLKEWTDDQAVPSVAVTQPNAKVLNATIDLPGRLEAYYRAPIFARVSGYLKTWNADIGARVKAGQVIAEIEAPDLDQQLLQARADLASQQASARLSEATLNRRKTLVASNFVSAQEIDERTADLSNKNAAVHSGQANVERLEALAGYKKITAPFDGVVTARDTDVGALINAGGGAGPAMFVVSDITKLRVYVNVPQNYVPAIKIGAKATITLPEYPNRTFQATVEASSQAVDVASGTTRMQLGLGNSSGELMPGGYASVKLNLQRDAAPLSIPASALIFNGSGLRVATVGPDDKVLFKTVTIARDLGREIELASGIAADDRVVTAPPDGLSDGDAVRVVGAKAKPATASEKQAPRS
- a CDS encoding efflux RND transporter permease subunit, which codes for MIALVRIALSRPYTFVVLALLLLIIGPLAALRTPTDIFPDIRIPVIGVVWQYTGLPPDQMSGRITTPFQRALTTTVNDIEHITANSYNGFGIIKIFFQPNVDIRTANAQVTAISQTLLKQMPPGATPPLILNYSASTVPIIQVALSGEGLTEQNLADIGINQLRTPLVTVPGAAIPYPFGGKQRQVQIDLDPTALQARGLSGQDVANALAAQNLITPVGTQKIGQFEYNIQLNNSPLRIDELGNLPIRTVNGAMVYVRDVASVRDGNPPQTNIVHVDGNRSVLMMVLKAGATSTLDIIAGIKQKVIDVKDQLPDALKIGFIGDQSVFVRGAIQGVAFEGVIAALLTSVMILLFLGSWRSTIIIAVSIPLSVLGAIIMLSAIGETLNIMTLGGLALAVGILVDDATVTIENINYHLEQGKPVEQSILDGANQIVTPAFVSLLCICIVFVPMFFLTGVARFLFVPMAEAVMFAMIWSFILSRTLVPTMANYLLQAHVHHDGGPPKSRNPFVWFQRGFEARFERIRGGYRGLLGLALAHRAVFVIGFLCVVGASFALVPFLGRNFFPAVDAGNILMHVRTQVGTRVEETANQLADVQKAVRKLIPGEIETMTDNIGMPISGINMTYNNTGVIGPQDGDIQIKLKEGHKPTEEHVRVLREQLPRLFPGVSFAFLPADIVSQILNFGAPAPIDLQIRGANLSANFAYANNLLAKVRRIPGVADARIQQSPNNPTFNIDVDRTRAQYVGLTERDVTNSLVVNLAGSSQVAPTYYLNPDNGVSYSIVMQTPQYQIDSLSALQTLPITAAGNAQSPILGGIADIKRSTSSAVVSQYDIQSMVQIFATTSGRDLGAVAADIRQLIADTAKEVPKGSSVVLLGQVQTMNSAFTGLLFGLLGAVVLIYFLIVVNFQSWSDPFVIITALPAALAGIVWMLFMTETTLSVPALTGAIMCMGVATANSVLVISFARERYEELGDPVAAALEAGFVRFRPVLMTALAMIIGMAPMALGLGEGGEQNAPLGRAVIGGLIFATFATLMFVPVVFSMVHKKQGAKAAASLETPHVAH